The following are from one region of the Luteimonas sp. MC1572 genome:
- the lpxB gene encoding lipid-A-disaccharide synthase, translated as MSARAPRFALVAGEASGDLLGAGLVESLQARFPDAVFAGVGGDAMRAAGVDTWHDAGELAVMGLSEVLAHLPRLLALRRGLRKRLVDWRPDVFIGIDAPDFNLGLERQLKGRGIRTVHYVSPSVWAWRQGRAAKIGRSADRVLCLFPMEPAIYARHGVDARFVGHPMADAMPLEPDRAAARARLGLSADAPVLAVLPGSRLGEIGRLGPAFLAASALVGQRIPGLQVLVPAANAACRAALSGLLADPAHALPGAHLLDGQARDAMFAADVVLLASGTATLETMLAKRPMVVGYRISPTTHAIVKGLGLLKVDRYALPNVLAGDTIAPELMQDDCTPEKLADAVLAWFADPDAVAALAPRYRELHLMLRRDASREAANAVAELVDAGHHVAAGGTAPA; from the coding sequence GTGAGCGCGCGCGCGCCGCGCTTCGCGCTGGTGGCCGGCGAGGCCTCGGGCGACCTGCTCGGCGCGGGACTGGTCGAGAGCCTTCAGGCGCGCTTTCCGGATGCCGTGTTCGCCGGTGTCGGTGGCGATGCGATGCGCGCGGCCGGCGTGGACACCTGGCACGACGCCGGCGAGCTGGCGGTGATGGGCCTCAGCGAAGTGCTGGCGCACCTGCCGCGGCTGCTGGCGCTGCGGCGCGGACTGCGCAAGCGCCTTGTCGACTGGCGTCCGGACGTGTTCATCGGCATCGATGCGCCGGATTTCAACCTCGGGCTCGAGCGCCAGCTCAAGGGCCGTGGCATCCGCACCGTGCATTACGTCAGCCCCTCGGTCTGGGCCTGGCGCCAGGGGCGCGCGGCGAAGATCGGGCGCAGCGCCGATCGCGTGCTGTGCCTGTTCCCGATGGAGCCGGCGATCTACGCCCGCCACGGCGTGGACGCGCGCTTCGTCGGCCACCCGATGGCCGACGCCATGCCGCTCGAGCCGGATCGCGCCGCCGCCCGCGCACGGCTGGGCCTGTCCGCAGATGCACCGGTGCTGGCCGTGCTGCCCGGCTCGCGGCTCGGCGAGATCGGACGCCTCGGCCCCGCCTTTCTCGCGGCTTCCGCTCTGGTCGGGCAGCGCATTCCCGGCCTGCAGGTCCTGGTGCCGGCGGCCAACGCCGCCTGCCGCGCCGCGCTGTCCGGCCTGCTCGCGGATCCCGCACACGCCCTGCCCGGCGCCCACCTGCTGGACGGACAGGCGCGCGACGCGATGTTCGCCGCGGACGTCGTGCTGCTGGCCTCCGGCACCGCGACGCTCGAAACCATGCTGGCCAAGCGGCCGATGGTGGTCGGCTACCGGATCTCGCCGACCACCCACGCCATCGTCAAGGGCCTGGGCCTGCTGAAGGTCGACCGCTATGCGCTGCCCAACGTGCTGGCCGGCGACACCATCGCCCCGGAACTGATGCAGGACGACTGCACGCCGGAGAAGCTTGCGGATGCGGTGCTGGCCTGGTTCGCCGACCCGGACGCGGTCGCGGCACTCGCGCCGCGCTACCGCGAACTGCACCTGATGCTGCGCCGCGACGCTTCGCGCGAGGCCGCCAACGCCGTGGCCGAACTCGTGGATGCAGGCCACCACGTCGCCGCGGGCGGCACGGCGCCCGCATGA
- the lpxA gene encoding acyl-ACP--UDP-N-acetylglucosamine O-acyltransferase, with product MAATTIHASAVVDPAARIGEGVDIGPFTFIGAGVEIGDGSRIGAHCSIQGPTRIGRDNHVHGHAAIGGEPQDKKYRGERVELEIGDRNVIREFVTISRGTAGGGGITRIGDDNWFLAYAHVAHDCMVGSHCVFSNNASLAGHVSVGDHVILSGFAGVHQFCRVGDHAFVGMGAFVNGDVAPYLMVAQDGYGRPRGINAEGLKRRGFDGERIAAIRRAYRAVYMSGDSLDDARAKLAAMAADSEDVRRMLAFIEAGERPLLR from the coding sequence ATGGCCGCCACGACGATCCACGCCAGCGCGGTCGTCGATCCTGCTGCGCGGATCGGCGAAGGGGTCGACATCGGCCCGTTCACCTTCATCGGCGCCGGCGTCGAGATCGGCGACGGCAGCCGCATCGGCGCCCACTGCAGCATCCAGGGGCCCACCCGCATCGGGCGCGACAACCATGTCCACGGCCACGCGGCGATCGGTGGCGAGCCGCAGGACAAGAAATACCGCGGCGAGCGCGTCGAGCTTGAGATCGGCGACCGCAACGTCATCCGCGAGTTCGTGACCATCAGCCGCGGCACCGCGGGCGGCGGCGGCATCACGCGCATCGGCGACGACAACTGGTTCCTCGCCTACGCGCACGTGGCGCACGACTGCATGGTCGGCAGCCATTGCGTGTTTTCCAACAACGCATCGCTCGCCGGCCACGTCTCGGTGGGCGACCACGTGATCCTCAGCGGTTTTGCCGGGGTGCACCAGTTCTGCCGGGTCGGCGACCACGCGTTCGTCGGCATGGGGGCGTTCGTCAACGGCGACGTCGCGCCCTACCTGATGGTGGCGCAGGACGGCTACGGGCGGCCGCGCGGGATCAACGCCGAAGGCCTGAAGCGCCGCGGTTTCGACGGCGAACGCATCGCCGCGATCCGCCGCGCCTACCGCGCGGTGTACATGTCCGGCGACAGCCTCGATGACGCGCGCGCCAAGCTCGCGGCGATGGCCGCCGACAGCGAGGACGTGCGGCGCATGCTCGCCTTCATCGAGGCCGGCGAACGGCCGCTGCTGCGGTGA
- the fabZ gene encoding 3-hydroxyacyl-ACP dehydratase FabZ: MTPPAVQLPIGVNAIRTMLPHRYPFLLVDRVVEFEAHKRVLAYKNVTVNEAYFQGHFPDRPVMPGVLVVEALAQAGGVLTQLSQGGTAEGRLSYLVKIDNARFSRMVEPGDRLDLEVTIKREIRNMTLYCGLASVDGEQVASADILCAEVKD; the protein is encoded by the coding sequence ATGACACCACCCGCCGTGCAGCTGCCGATCGGCGTCAACGCGATCCGCACCATGCTGCCGCACCGTTATCCGTTCCTGCTGGTCGACCGCGTGGTCGAGTTCGAGGCGCACAAGCGCGTCCTCGCCTACAAGAACGTCACGGTGAACGAAGCCTATTTCCAGGGGCACTTCCCCGACCGCCCGGTGATGCCGGGGGTGCTGGTGGTCGAAGCACTCGCGCAGGCTGGCGGCGTGCTCACGCAGCTGTCGCAGGGCGGCACCGCCGAGGGCCGCCTGTCGTACCTGGTCAAGATCGACAACGCGCGCTTCTCGCGCATGGTCGAACCGGGCGACCGCCTCGACCTCGAAGTCACCATCAAGCGCGAGATCCGCAACATGACGCTCTATTGCGGCCTCGCCAGCGTCGACGGCGAACAGGTCGCGAGCGCCGACATCCTCTGCGCCGAGGTCAAGGACTGA
- the lpxD gene encoding UDP-3-O-(3-hydroxymyristoyl)glucosamine N-acyltransferase — MHSTTTLTAAALAERFGLVLRGDGETEVDAVATLSGAGPRQLSFLSNPRYRSQLAGSAAGVVVVGEADADADGLGRTLLVARDPYVAFAHIAALFDPPQAPRPGVHASAVVEAGARIDPSAEIGPLAFIGERSVVGAGAIVGPGCVVGEDCVVGAGSRLVARVTLVRRVRLGERVLIHPGAVLGADGFGLAMDGGRWIKVPQQGGVVVGDDCEIGANTTIDRGAIEDTVLEDDVRLDNQIQVGHNVRIGAHTAMAGCVAVAGSAVIGRYCLVGGGAGIVGHITVCDRVVITAMALVTSSIDAPGEYSSGTPLMDNRSWRKSAARFRQLDALARQVQRLDKETP; from the coding sequence ATGCACTCGACGACGACCCTGACGGCGGCGGCGCTGGCCGAGCGCTTCGGGCTGGTGCTGCGCGGTGACGGCGAGACCGAGGTCGACGCGGTCGCCACGCTGTCCGGCGCCGGTCCGAGGCAGCTGTCGTTCCTCTCCAACCCGCGCTACCGCAGCCAGCTGGCGGGCTCGGCGGCGGGCGTGGTGGTCGTGGGCGAAGCCGATGCCGACGCCGATGGCCTGGGTCGCACCCTGCTGGTCGCCCGCGATCCCTACGTGGCGTTCGCGCACATCGCGGCACTGTTCGATCCGCCGCAGGCGCCGCGCCCCGGCGTGCACGCCAGCGCGGTGGTCGAGGCCGGCGCGCGCATCGATCCTTCCGCCGAGATCGGCCCCTTGGCTTTCATCGGCGAACGGTCGGTGGTCGGCGCCGGCGCGATCGTCGGGCCTGGCTGCGTGGTCGGCGAGGATTGCGTCGTCGGCGCGGGCAGCCGCCTCGTGGCGCGGGTCACGCTGGTACGCCGCGTCCGCCTTGGCGAACGCGTGCTGATCCACCCGGGTGCCGTGCTCGGCGCCGACGGCTTCGGGCTGGCGATGGACGGCGGCCGCTGGATCAAGGTCCCGCAGCAGGGCGGCGTTGTGGTCGGGGACGACTGCGAGATCGGCGCCAACACAACCATCGACCGCGGTGCCATCGAAGACACCGTGCTCGAGGATGACGTGCGCCTCGACAACCAGATCCAGGTCGGCCACAACGTCCGCATCGGCGCGCACACCGCGATGGCCGGCTGCGTGGCAGTTGCCGGCAGCGCGGTGATCGGCCGCTACTGCCTGGTCGGCGGCGGCGCCGGCATCGTCGGCCACATCACCGTCTGCGACCGCGTGGTGATCACCGCGATGGCGCTGGTCACCAGTTCGATCGACGCGCCGGGCGAGTATTCTTCCGGCACGCCATTGATGGACAACCGCAGCTGGCGCAAGAGCGCCGCTCGCTTCAGGCAACTCGACGCGCTGGCCCGGCAGGTGCAGCGACTCGACAAGGAGACACCATGA
- the bamA gene encoding outer membrane protein assembly factor BamA, protein MTRYPKRRLLALALASSLATPALAQQPVDPQAAFGFAPQPAAPATSAMTRGAFTVSDIRVDGLQRIGAGTVFTYLPIERGDTVDGSRVGDAIRALYKTGFFEDVRIGRQGDILVVTVTERPAINKLTLAGNKDIKTEDLTKGLRDIGLSEGETFDRLALDRVTQELTRQYNNRGKYNVEITPTVSPLDRNRVDVTINVKEGKAAKISHINLVGNETFDDEQLTDSWESGESNWLSWYRRDDQYSREKLEGDREKLRNFYLDRGYVDFSEDNIQVAISPDRREMYITAGLTEGEVFTVDKVEVTGDTVLPKEEIQKLVLMQSGMSFSRALLEFSSDQITATLSNIGYAFAQVNVIPDIDRENRKVSINLQVVPGPRVSVRRIVFKGNSRTSDEVMRREMRQFEGTWYSQAAIDRSKVRLQRLGFFESGSVNVESKPVTGSNDLVDVEFSVTETTSGSFMFGLGYSQLSGMTTSVQLSQNNFLGSGNRISIEAQRNVYLQRYSFSYVNPYFTDNGLSLGYNVWWREFDNSEFNTAQYSSTSRAAQVMLGIPISEHDSFSAMFGIDSNQIFAFRGSSPQSIVDYIDVIGQRTFHAWRGEVGWARDTRNDFLQPSRGTLQRVSAEVTLPGSTAEYYKLNYEFSKYWPISRALVLNTRAEIGYGDSYGNALQGIVFDPDSPEDTDDLPQRRNAIADGLPFFENFYAGGARSVRGFRDNTLGPRETAFNSSYRQVIGGAVKTIGALEMFFPTLLDSPAARISAFVDFGNVFKDVDAFDTGELRSSAGVALMWRAPVGPISISYAFPLRKKEGDEIERLQFTFGGAF, encoded by the coding sequence ATGACGCGATACCCGAAACGCCGCCTGCTCGCCCTCGCCCTGGCTTCGTCGCTTGCGACCCCGGCCCTGGCCCAGCAGCCGGTCGATCCGCAGGCCGCATTCGGCTTCGCGCCGCAGCCCGCCGCGCCGGCCACATCCGCCATGACCCGCGGTGCCTTCACGGTCAGCGACATCCGTGTCGACGGCCTGCAGCGCATCGGCGCCGGCACCGTATTCACGTACCTGCCGATCGAACGCGGCGATACCGTCGATGGCAGCCGTGTCGGCGACGCCATCCGCGCGCTCTACAAGACCGGGTTCTTCGAGGACGTCCGCATCGGCCGCCAGGGCGACATCCTGGTGGTGACGGTGACCGAGCGTCCCGCCATCAACAAGCTGACGCTTGCCGGCAACAAGGACATCAAGACCGAGGACCTCACCAAGGGGCTGCGCGACATCGGCCTGTCCGAGGGCGAGACCTTCGACCGCCTCGCGCTCGACCGCGTAACCCAGGAACTGACCCGCCAGTACAACAACCGCGGCAAGTACAACGTCGAGATCACGCCGACCGTGTCGCCGCTCGACCGCAACCGCGTCGACGTGACCATCAACGTCAAGGAAGGCAAGGCGGCCAAGATCAGCCACATCAACCTGGTCGGCAACGAGACCTTCGACGACGAACAGCTGACCGACAGCTGGGAGTCCGGCGAGAGCAACTGGCTGAGCTGGTACCGCCGCGACGACCAGTACTCGCGCGAGAAGCTCGAGGGCGATCGCGAGAAGCTGCGCAACTTCTACCTCGACCGCGGCTACGTCGACTTCAGCGAGGACAACATCCAGGTTGCGATCAGCCCCGATCGCCGCGAGATGTACATCACCGCCGGGCTCACCGAAGGCGAGGTGTTCACCGTCGACAAGGTCGAGGTGACCGGCGACACGGTGCTGCCCAAGGAGGAGATCCAGAAGCTGGTGCTGATGCAGTCCGGCATGTCGTTCTCGCGCGCCCTGCTCGAATTCAGTTCCGACCAGATCACCGCCACGCTCAGCAACATCGGCTACGCCTTTGCCCAGGTCAACGTGATCCCGGACATCGACCGCGAGAACCGCAAGGTGTCGATCAACCTGCAGGTCGTCCCGGGCCCGCGCGTCAGCGTGCGACGCATCGTGTTCAAGGGCAACTCGCGCACTTCCGACGAAGTCATGCGCCGCGAGATGCGCCAGTTCGAGGGCACGTGGTACTCGCAGGCCGCGATCGACCGTTCCAAGGTCCGCCTGCAGCGCCTCGGCTTCTTCGAATCCGGCAGCGTCAACGTCGAGAGCAAGCCCGTCACCGGCAGCAACGACCTGGTCGACGTGGAGTTCAGCGTCACCGAGACCACGTCGGGCAGCTTCATGTTCGGCCTCGGCTATTCGCAACTGAGCGGCATGACCACCTCTGTGCAGCTGTCGCAGAACAACTTCCTCGGCAGCGGCAACCGGATCTCGATCGAGGCGCAGCGCAACGTCTACCTGCAGCGCTACTCGTTCTCGTACGTGAACCCGTACTTCACCGACAACGGCCTGTCGCTCGGCTACAACGTCTGGTGGCGCGAGTTCGACAACTCTGAGTTCAACACCGCGCAGTATTCGTCGACCAGCCGCGCCGCGCAGGTCATGCTCGGGATCCCGATCTCCGAACACGACAGCTTCTCCGCCATGTTCGGCATCGACAGCAACCAGATCTTCGCCTTCCGCGGCAGTTCGCCGCAGTCGATCGTCGATTACATCGATGTCATCGGCCAGCGCACCTTCCACGCCTGGCGCGGCGAAGTGGGCTGGGCCCGCGACACCCGCAACGACTTCCTGCAGCCGAGCCGCGGCACCCTGCAGCGCGTCTCGGCCGAGGTCACCCTGCCCGGCTCCACCGCCGAGTACTACAAGCTCAACTACGAGTTCTCCAAGTACTGGCCCATTTCGCGCGCGCTGGTGCTCAACACCCGCGCCGAGATCGGCTACGGCGACAGCTATGGCAATGCGCTCCAGGGCATCGTCTTCGATCCCGACTCGCCCGAGGACACGGACGACCTGCCGCAGCGCCGCAACGCGATCGCCGACGGCCTGCCGTTCTTCGAGAACTTCTACGCCGGCGGCGCGCGCTCGGTGCGCGGCTTCCGCGACAACACGCTGGGCCCGCGCGAAACCGCGTTCAACAGCAGCTACCGGCAGGTGATCGGCGGCGCGGTGAAGACCATCGGCGCATTGGAGATGTTCTTCCCGACGCTGCTCGACTCGCCGGCAGCGCGCATCTCGGCGTTCGTCGACTTCGGCAACGTGTTCAAGGACGTCGACGCGTTCGACACCGGCGAGCTGCGTTCGTCGGCGGGCGTGGCGCTGATGTGGCGCGCACCGGTCGGCCCGATCTCGATCAGCTACGCGTTCCCGCTCCGCAAGAAGGAAGGCGACGAGATCGAGCGCCTGCAGTTCACCTTTGGCGGCGCGTTCTAA
- the rseP gene encoding RIP metalloprotease RseP, with protein sequence MSTFLGSVWWMIVSLGVLVTFHEFGHYWVARRNGVKVLRFSIGFGKPLWSRRGRDGTEYVIAALPLGGYVKMLDEREGDVDPAEASQAFNRQSVWRRIAIVAAGPLANLLLCIALLWAMFVIGRPDFLPVLGQVQGIAAEAGLARGDTVLAVGERATPTWSEAAIALTTAAMDRGDLDVRVRTAAGDEATRTLRLASLPADMDERRAVRAIGLVPRSHLLPAIVGSVREDSAAWGVLADGDRITAIDGSPVDSFDAIGPLVQALGEQGGAGMVEVQRDGERLALELTPTLAEVEGRAPFWALGITPDTAQAPTPDALLRHGPLAALPAAVAETGRLASDSLGMIRRLLTGRASAENVSGPITIARYANASANLGAAWFLSFLALLSLSLAIINLLPIPILDGGHLLYYLIELVKGSPLGERAMVAGQYVGLAMLAGLMGLAFYNDILQLVR encoded by the coding sequence ATGAGTACGTTCCTCGGTTCGGTGTGGTGGATGATCGTCAGCCTTGGCGTGCTGGTGACGTTCCACGAGTTCGGCCACTACTGGGTGGCGCGCCGCAACGGCGTCAAGGTGCTTCGCTTTTCGATCGGCTTCGGCAAGCCGCTGTGGTCGCGTCGCGGTCGCGACGGTACCGAGTACGTGATCGCCGCGCTGCCGCTGGGCGGTTACGTGAAGATGCTCGACGAGCGCGAAGGCGACGTCGACCCCGCCGAGGCCTCGCAGGCCTTCAACCGCCAGTCGGTGTGGCGCCGGATCGCCATCGTCGCCGCCGGCCCGCTCGCCAACCTGTTGCTGTGCATCGCGCTGCTGTGGGCGATGTTCGTGATCGGCCGCCCTGATTTCCTGCCGGTGCTGGGCCAGGTCCAGGGCATCGCCGCCGAAGCCGGCTTGGCGCGCGGCGACACGGTGCTCGCCGTCGGCGAACGCGCCACGCCGACCTGGAGCGAGGCGGCGATCGCGCTGACGACGGCGGCCATGGACCGCGGTGACCTCGACGTGCGCGTGCGCACCGCCGCGGGCGACGAAGCCACCCGCACCCTGCGGCTGGCCTCGCTGCCCGCGGACATGGACGAGCGCCGCGCGGTCCGCGCCATCGGCCTGGTGCCGCGCAGCCACCTGCTGCCGGCGATCGTGGGCAGCGTGCGCGAGGACAGCGCCGCCTGGGGCGTGCTGGCCGACGGCGACCGCATCACCGCCATCGATGGCAGCCCCGTCGATTCCTTCGACGCCATCGGCCCGCTGGTGCAGGCCCTCGGCGAGCAGGGCGGCGCGGGCATGGTGGAGGTGCAGCGCGACGGCGAGCGCCTGGCACTGGAACTCACCCCCACCCTGGCTGAAGTGGAAGGCCGCGCGCCTTTCTGGGCGCTGGGCATCACTCCCGACACCGCGCAGGCGCCGACGCCGGATGCCCTGCTGCGCCACGGCCCGCTGGCCGCCCTGCCTGCCGCGGTGGCCGAGACCGGCCGCCTGGCCAGCGACTCGCTCGGCATGATCAGGCGCCTGCTGACCGGCCGCGCTTCGGCGGAGAACGTCTCCGGGCCGATCACCATCGCCCGCTATGCCAACGCATCGGCCAATCTGGGCGCCGCGTGGTTCCTCAGTTTCCTCGCCCTCCTCTCGCTGAGCCTGGCCATCATCAACCTGCTGCCGATCCCGATCTTGGACGGCGGTCACCTGTTGTATTACCTTATCGAGTTGGTCAAGGGCAGCCCGCTCGGCGAGCGCGCGATGGTTGCCGGCCAGTACGTCGGACTTGCGATGCTCGCCGGCCTGATGGGCCTCGCGTTCTACAACGACATTCTGCAACTGGTGCGCTGA
- a CDS encoding 1-deoxy-D-xylulose-5-phosphate reductoisomerase has product MAGLLMQRVAILGATGSIGASALDVVARHPDTMRASVLAAGSNVAALVALCRRHRPDDAVIADEAGFAALRDGLADAGLATRAHAGAAAIDALASGPGCDTVVAAIVGAAGLDSTLAAARAGKRLLLANKESLVLAGELMMAAARDGGARIIPIDSEHNAIFQCLPRDGAGAGVRRIVLTASGGPFRGRDRATLANVTPAQAVAHPKWSMGPKISVDSATLMNKGLEVIEACHLFGLPPERVDVLVHPQSLVHSLVEFIDGSTLAQLGLPDMRTALAVGLGWPERVQSGVAGLDLLAHGRLDFEAPDTAAFPCLRLAYAALAAGGTAPAVLNAANEVAVSAFLQGRVGFLSIPVLVEETLEALPARAADTLDALREADAEARRVASAALSRHPA; this is encoded by the coding sequence CTGGCTGGGCTTCTGATGCAACGCGTGGCGATCCTCGGCGCGACCGGCTCGATCGGCGCGTCCGCGCTCGACGTCGTGGCGCGCCATCCCGATACGATGCGCGCCAGCGTGCTGGCCGCCGGCAGCAATGTCGCCGCACTGGTCGCGCTGTGCCGCAGGCATCGGCCGGACGATGCGGTGATCGCCGATGAAGCGGGCTTCGCGGCACTTCGCGACGGCCTCGCCGATGCAGGCCTGGCCACCCGCGCACATGCCGGCGCTGCGGCCATCGACGCGCTTGCCTCCGGGCCTGGCTGCGACACCGTGGTCGCCGCGATCGTCGGCGCCGCCGGCCTCGACTCCACCCTCGCCGCGGCACGCGCCGGCAAGCGCCTGCTGCTGGCCAACAAGGAATCGCTGGTGCTCGCCGGCGAGCTGATGATGGCCGCGGCCCGCGACGGCGGCGCGCGGATCATCCCGATCGACAGCGAGCACAACGCCATCTTCCAGTGCCTGCCGCGCGACGGCGCCGGCGCAGGCGTGCGGCGCATCGTGCTGACCGCATCCGGCGGGCCGTTCCGCGGACGCGATCGCGCCACGCTGGCCAACGTCACCCCGGCGCAGGCCGTGGCCCACCCGAAGTGGTCGATGGGGCCCAAGATCTCGGTGGATTCGGCCACGCTGATGAACAAGGGCCTCGAAGTGATCGAGGCCTGCCACCTGTTCGGCCTGCCGCCGGAGCGGGTCGACGTGCTGGTCCACCCGCAGAGCCTGGTGCATTCGCTGGTCGAGTTCATCGACGGCTCCACCCTCGCCCAGCTTGGACTGCCCGACATGCGCACGGCGCTCGCGGTCGGCCTGGGTTGGCCGGAACGGGTGCAGTCGGGCGTCGCTGGCCTCGACCTGCTGGCGCACGGGCGGCTCGACTTCGAGGCGCCCGACACCGCCGCCTTCCCCTGCCTGCGCCTGGCCTATGCCGCCCTGGCCGCTGGTGGAACAGCACCTGCGGTGCTCAATGCCGCCAACGAAGTCGCGGTTTCAGCCTTCCTTCAGGGCCGGGTAGGCTTCCTGTCCATTCCCGTGCTCGTCGAAGAGACATTGGAGGCGCTGCCTGCACGCGCCGCAGACACGCTCGACGCACTGCGCGAAGCCGACGCTGAAGCACGCCGCGTCGCCAGCGCCGCACTGTCCCGCCACCCCGCCTGA
- a CDS encoding phosphatidate cytidylyltransferase, with protein sequence MTRTRLIAAFIMGPAAIAAVLLLPTQWMVLLAAVIFLAGMWEWFALAEIEDTLARGALLVLNLLLMVALAWATGGSGGTMVLFKLALVVGVVWWLLAMLWLVHYDFASDHDTNARVFKLAAATLAVIPAWCALALLHHDGPGWLLLALGIIWATDTGAYFAGRAWGKRKLAPRISPNKTVAGLVGGLAAGIVVAVLGAWLLGTQPSHLALVALVALLTVLFSVVGDLFESLLKRHVGAKDSGNLIPGHGGVMDRLDSVLAALPVFALGKFWLGF encoded by the coding sequence ATGACCCGAACCCGCCTCATCGCCGCCTTCATCATGGGACCGGCCGCCATCGCGGCCGTGCTCCTGCTGCCGACCCAGTGGATGGTGCTGCTTGCCGCGGTCATCTTCCTGGCCGGCATGTGGGAGTGGTTCGCCCTGGCCGAGATCGAGGACACGCTGGCACGCGGCGCGCTGCTGGTGCTCAACCTGCTGCTGATGGTCGCCCTGGCCTGGGCCACCGGTGGCTCGGGCGGGACCATGGTGCTGTTCAAGCTCGCGCTGGTGGTGGGCGTGGTGTGGTGGCTGCTCGCCATGCTGTGGCTCGTGCATTACGACTTCGCCTCCGACCACGACACCAATGCGCGCGTGTTCAAGCTGGCGGCGGCGACGCTCGCGGTGATCCCCGCGTGGTGCGCACTCGCCCTGCTGCATCACGACGGACCGGGCTGGCTGCTGCTGGCCCTGGGCATCATCTGGGCCACCGATACCGGCGCCTATTTCGCCGGCCGTGCATGGGGCAAGCGCAAGCTGGCGCCGCGCATCAGCCCCAACAAGACCGTCGCCGGCCTGGTCGGCGGCCTGGCGGCGGGCATCGTGGTCGCGGTGCTCGGCGCCTGGCTGCTGGGCACGCAGCCGTCCCACTTGGCCCTCGTGGCACTGGTGGCGCTGTTGACCGTGCTGTTCTCGGTCGTCGGCGACCTGTTCGAGAGCCTGCTCAAGCGCCACGTCGGCGCCAAGGACTCGGGCAACCTGATCCCCGGCCATGGCGGAGTCATGGACCGCCTCGACAGTGTGCTCGCCGCACTCCCGGTGTTCGCGCTGGGCAAGTTCTGGCTGGGCTTCTGA
- the uppS gene encoding polyprenyl diphosphate synthase, translating into MSASATPQPVPRHVAVIMDGNGRWAARRKRPRAIGHRAGARAVNLCIDFCIERGIEALTLFAFSSENWGRPADEVGALMKLFLNALDREVGELHRRGVRVRFIGERSRFDPAIASRMQAAEALTAGNTRLALSIAASYGGRQDIARAARELAAEVAAGRMSPEDIDESALAARLALADVPAPDLFIRTGGDLRISNFLLWQLAYTELWFTDLLWPDLDVATLEQALDAFASRERRFGLTGEQVAVAAAPTTDTRTQ; encoded by the coding sequence ATGAGCGCCTCCGCCACACCGCAACCGGTACCGCGCCACGTGGCCGTCATCATGGACGGCAACGGCCGCTGGGCCGCACGTCGCAAGCGCCCGCGCGCGATCGGCCATCGCGCCGGCGCGCGCGCGGTCAACCTGTGCATCGATTTCTGCATTGAACGCGGCATCGAAGCGCTGACGCTGTTCGCGTTCTCCAGCGAAAACTGGGGCCGCCCCGCCGACGAAGTCGGGGCGCTTATGAAGCTGTTCCTCAACGCCCTGGATCGCGAAGTCGGCGAATTGCACCGGCGCGGCGTGCGCGTGCGTTTCATCGGCGAGCGCAGCCGCTTCGACCCCGCCATCGCCAGCCGCATGCAGGCGGCCGAGGCGTTGACCGCGGGCAACACCCGGTTGGCGCTGTCGATCGCCGCCAGCTATGGCGGGCGGCAGGACATCGCCCGCGCCGCGCGTGAGCTGGCCGCGGAAGTGGCCGCTGGCCGCATGTCGCCCGAAGACATCGACGAGTCCGCACTCGCCGCACGCCTTGCGCTGGCCGACGTGCCGGCCCCGGACCTCTTCATCCGCACCGGCGGCGACCTGCGCATCAGCAATTTCCTGCTGTGGCAGCTGGCCTATACCGAACTCTGGTTCACCGACCTGCTGTGGCCCGACCTCGATGTCGCCACGCTTGAACAGGCGCTCGACGCCTTCGCCAGCCGCGAGCGCCGTTTCGGGCTGACCGGCGAACAGGTGGCCGTGGCCGCCGCCCCGACCACGGACACCCGGACCCAATGA
- the frr gene encoding ribosome recycling factor: MPNQIKKDAQARMAKSVEALRHDLGKVRTGRASTALVDHLRVNYYGSDMPLTQVASVTVSDARTLTITPWEKQMVSAVEKAILASDLGLTPNTSGMVIRINLPALTEERRRDLTKVVHSEGESAKVAIRNIRRDANQQVKDMLKEKAISEDDERRSETEIQKITDEAIKDVDEVVKAKEQELMAV; the protein is encoded by the coding sequence ATGCCCAACCAGATCAAGAAAGACGCGCAAGCGCGCATGGCGAAGAGCGTCGAGGCCCTGCGCCACGACCTGGGCAAGGTGCGCACCGGGCGCGCCTCCACCGCGCTGGTCGACCACCTGAGGGTCAACTATTACGGCTCCGACATGCCGCTGACGCAGGTCGCCTCGGTCACGGTCAGCGACGCGCGCACCCTGACCATCACGCCCTGGGAAAAGCAGATGGTCAGTGCCGTGGAGAAGGCGATCCTGGCCTCCGACCTCGGCCTGACGCCCAACACCTCGGGCATGGTCATCCGCATCAACCTGCCGGCGCTGACCGAAGAGCGCCGCCGTGACCTGACCAAGGTCGTGCACAGCGAAGGCGAGAGCGCGAAGGTCGCGATCCGCAACATCCGCCGCGACGCCAACCAGCAGGTCAAGGACATGCTGAAGGAGAAGGCGATCTCCGAGGATGACGAGCGCCGCAGCGAAACCGAGATCCAGAAGATCACCGACGAGGCGATCAAGGATGTCGATGAGGTGGTCAAGGCCAAGGAGCAGGAGCTGATGGCGGTCTGA